The proteins below are encoded in one region of Halocatena salina:
- a CDS encoding alpha/beta fold hydrolase: MQTVRHDGRETAFRRTDLGQGKPVVYVHGSGGTHKVWVKQYGSHTIDRPAVALDLSGHGKSEDTDTEPGLETITAYADDVCAVVRAVDGGVVVGNSLGGAVGLWLALEEDVAIDGLVLCGTGAKLGVNDGLLELLASDLDGSTELLHGTDMLFHDADGDIESVSKEAMRAVGLDVLRRDFLSCDAFDVRDRLGEISIPCLAITGEHDRLTPVRFHEYLAENIPNCQQVTVPDAAHLSMLEQPERWNDTVRSFVSTV; encoded by the coding sequence ATGCAGACCGTTCGTCACGACGGACGTGAGACGGCGTTTCGACGGACAGATCTCGGACAAGGAAAGCCAGTGGTGTACGTTCATGGCAGCGGTGGCACTCACAAGGTGTGGGTTAAGCAGTACGGGTCCCACACGATCGACCGTCCGGCTGTGGCTCTCGATCTGAGCGGCCACGGGAAAAGCGAGGACACCGACACCGAACCGGGACTTGAAACGATCACGGCGTACGCGGATGACGTGTGCGCCGTCGTCCGTGCGGTCGATGGCGGTGTGGTTGTCGGTAATTCCCTCGGTGGCGCTGTCGGGTTGTGGCTCGCTCTCGAAGAGGACGTTGCCATCGATGGACTCGTTCTGTGCGGAACGGGCGCGAAACTGGGTGTGAACGATGGGCTTCTCGAATTGCTCGCGTCGGATCTCGATGGATCGACGGAACTGCTCCACGGAACAGATATGCTGTTTCACGACGCCGACGGGGACATCGAGAGCGTTTCCAAAGAAGCAATGCGTGCTGTGGGGTTAGACGTACTTCGGCGGGATTTCCTGAGCTGTGATGCCTTCGATGTGCGGGATCGGTTGGGAGAGATTTCGATACCTTGTCTCGCTATCACAGGCGAACACGATCGGCTCACTCCCGTGCGGTTCCACGAATATCTCGCGGAGAATATCCCGAACTGTCAACAAGTGACGGTTCCGGACGCAGCACACCTCTCGATGCTCGAACAGCCTGAACGATGGAACGACACCGTTCGATCGTTCGTCTCAACAGTGTAA
- the panB gene encoding 3-methyl-2-oxobutanoate hydroxymethyltransferase, translating to MPSVTAIRSMAGSESVTMLTAYDAPTARLVEEAGIDIILVGDSMGNAALGYESTLPVTVDEMASHTEAVARATEEALVVADMPFLSFGVEQAESVRNCGRMLKEAGAGAVKLESGPHTVDLTERLVQLGIPVMAHLGLTPQRVNELGGYTRQGTTEKAAEEILDLAHAHEDAGAFSLVLEHVPANLAAHVTDELDIPTIGIGAGPDCDGQVLVFHDAVGLSESPPPFATAFGNVREELQHALDGYVEAVESGTFPAEEHSHVEDALDELY from the coding sequence ATGCCGTCAGTGACAGCGATCCGTTCGATGGCAGGATCCGAGTCGGTAACGATGCTCACAGCCTACGACGCCCCGACAGCACGTCTCGTCGAGGAGGCTGGGATCGACATCATCCTCGTTGGTGACAGCATGGGCAACGCTGCGCTCGGGTACGAATCGACGTTACCTGTGACCGTCGATGAGATGGCGAGTCATACGGAAGCAGTCGCTCGTGCCACCGAGGAGGCGCTCGTCGTTGCCGACATGCCGTTTCTGTCCTTTGGGGTCGAACAGGCCGAGAGCGTGCGCAACTGTGGCCGGATGCTCAAAGAGGCCGGTGCCGGTGCAGTCAAACTCGAATCGGGACCCCACACAGTCGATCTGACCGAACGCCTCGTTCAACTCGGCATTCCAGTCATGGCCCACCTCGGGTTGACGCCCCAACGGGTGAACGAACTCGGCGGCTACACCAGACAAGGCACCACTGAAAAAGCGGCTGAGGAGATCCTCGATCTCGCCCATGCACACGAAGACGCCGGTGCGTTCTCGCTCGTTCTCGAACACGTGCCCGCGAATCTCGCGGCCCACGTCACTGACGAACTCGACATCCCGACGATCGGCATCGGAGCCGGACCCGATTGTGACGGACAGGTGCTCGTGTTCCACGATGCGGTCGGACTCAGCGAGAGTCCACCCCCGTTTGCGACGGCGTTCGGGAACGTCCGAGAGGAACTACAGCACGCACTCGACGGATACGTTGAGGCGGTCGAATCCGGAACCTTCCCAGCCGAGGAACACAGCCACGTCGAAGACGCCTTGGACGAGCTGTATTGA
- a CDS encoding DUF2270 domain-containing protein produces the protein MTTDEGRDFDPESPEEREIGREMVDQSVGLGSVAAHLYRGEMDRVTTWRQRLDETINWVVTILAAIIVYAFSAQGRDEIILAGIVVITVFLGVEARRYQDYDVFRARARMLQQNLFANALDPSLGVEHRTWRRDLSNDYRHPTTKVPFAEALARRLRRVYLPLITLLIASWLFKVTALSTDSWESTAAVGTVPGTVIGVVVALYYVAVVLITVWPRDRQAKGEFEDREYGEWKRNE, from the coding sequence ATGACCACCGACGAGGGGCGAGACTTCGATCCGGAATCCCCCGAGGAGCGCGAAATCGGCCGCGAAATGGTGGATCAGAGCGTCGGTCTCGGCTCGGTTGCCGCGCATCTTTACCGGGGGGAAATGGACCGCGTCACAACGTGGCGGCAGCGTCTCGATGAAACGATCAACTGGGTGGTTACGATCCTCGCGGCGATCATCGTCTATGCGTTCTCGGCGCAAGGCAGAGACGAGATCATCCTAGCTGGCATCGTAGTCATCACTGTCTTCTTGGGAGTCGAAGCGCGCCGGTACCAGGATTACGACGTGTTTCGCGCCCGTGCGCGTATGCTCCAGCAGAACCTCTTTGCGAACGCGCTCGATCCCTCTCTAGGAGTCGAACACCGGACGTGGCGGCGTGACCTCAGCAACGACTACCGCCACCCGACGACGAAAGTCCCGTTCGCCGAGGCGCTTGCTCGCCGGCTCCGTCGGGTGTATCTCCCCCTCATCACGCTGCTGATCGCGTCATGGTTGTTCAAAGTTACGGCGCTCTCGACTGATTCGTGGGAATCGACGGCCGCCGTCGGAACTGTTCCTGGGACCGTGATCGGTGTCGTCGTCGCACTCTACTACGTCGCCGTCGTCCTGATCACGGTGTGGCCACGAGATCGACAGGCCAAAGGCGAATTCGAGGATCGGGAGTACGGCGAATGGAAGAGAAACGAGTGA
- a CDS encoding DUF5822 domain-containing protein: protein MPEHIETTTPEGVDYGWVMQVTFVVTILLGAPAIAVLSLNVGPLPTWTDRAAFALRVGSVVWIVTAISVFLYARQTQGQT, encoded by the coding sequence ATGCCCGAGCACATCGAGACGACGACACCGGAGGGGGTAGATTACGGCTGGGTGATGCAAGTCACGTTCGTGGTAACGATCCTCCTTGGCGCGCCCGCGATTGCAGTGCTGTCTCTGAACGTCGGGCCACTCCCCACGTGGACCGACCGTGCAGCGTTCGCCCTTCGGGTCGGTTCGGTCGTGTGGATCGTCACTGCGATTTCCGTCTTTCTGTACGCTCGCCAAACGCAAGGGCAAACGTAG
- a CDS encoding HAD family hydrolase, with protein sequence MTEYDAIVYDLDGTLVDLAVDWDAVAQEGAELLEAEGVDTDGTDLWEMLDLADDIDARDSIERTISEHECRGAERSTRLPTAAELPRSVPVAVCSLNCERACRLALEHHDIATHIETVIGRDTVVTRKPDPEPLLAAVRGLDKTPEKTLFVGDSRRDELTADRAGTAYRYV encoded by the coding sequence GTGACCGAGTACGACGCGATCGTCTACGATCTCGATGGGACGCTCGTCGATCTCGCGGTCGACTGGGACGCCGTCGCACAGGAAGGTGCCGAACTCCTCGAAGCGGAAGGTGTCGACACCGACGGAACGGATCTGTGGGAGATGTTGGATCTCGCGGACGACATCGACGCACGCGACAGCATCGAACGCACCATCAGCGAACACGAGTGTCGCGGTGCAGAGCGCTCGACACGGCTCCCAACCGCCGCGGAACTCCCCCGGTCGGTTCCCGTCGCGGTCTGTTCGCTCAACTGTGAGCGGGCGTGTCGGCTCGCGCTTGAGCACCACGACATCGCCACCCATATCGAGACCGTGATCGGACGGGACACAGTCGTAACGCGGAAACCGGATCCAGAGCCGCTGCTCGCTGCCGTTCGAGGGCTCGACAAAACCCCAGAAAAAACGCTGTTCGTCGGTGATTCACGACGGGACGAACTGACCGCAGACCGAGCCGGGACGGCGTACAGATACGTCTGA
- a CDS encoding NUDIX hydrolase, which translates to METTRHFTATVYIVNDGATALHNHQEVGKRIPPGGHVDRDELPHEAGLREVREETGLDPTLLDDTQLVDTPDGRVLPRPRHQMLYDINVHDGDVGHQHIDHIYYTTVPSRDIAPRPDEVSADAWDWYTVDELRDSDLSPNVVQFGSEAIRMAEKSLTE; encoded by the coding sequence ATGGAGACGACCCGTCATTTCACAGCGACCGTCTACATCGTCAACGACGGCGCGACCGCGTTGCATAACCATCAGGAAGTCGGCAAACGCATTCCGCCCGGCGGTCACGTTGATCGGGATGAGCTTCCTCACGAAGCAGGTCTCAGGGAGGTGCGCGAAGAGACGGGACTCGATCCGACGCTACTCGACGACACACAGCTGGTCGATACGCCAGATGGTCGAGTGCTCCCGCGCCCTCGTCATCAAATGCTCTACGACATAAACGTTCACGATGGGGACGTTGGGCACCAACACATCGATCACATCTACTACACGACGGTTCCAAGCCGCGACATCGCTCCCAGACCCGATGAAGTGAGCGCAGACGCGTGGGACTGGTACACGGTGGATGAACTGCGGGACAGCGACCTTTCACCGAACGTCGTTCAGTTCGGTAGCGAAGCGATACGGATGGCAGAAAAATCACTCACCGAGTAG
- a CDS encoding acyl-CoA dehydrogenase family protein produces MELTTEQEAIRDLVHEFAVEEIQPLAREADENEAFPESVWDGLAELDLMGMTVPEEYGGIDADPVTYSLVNEQLAYGMLAVATAFSVHCLATSCIASFGSDEQKERWLPDMAEGRPVGAFALSETGAGSNPAQMQTTAERASGHAGDSYVINGDKQWITNGKRADVIVLFAKTGPEEITQFVVPKDAEGLSIGPKEDKLGLRASDTTPLTFDDVRIPAENRLTPEGEGLSAALSILTGGRIAIASQAVGLAQSALDVTLDYVTEREQFGGPISEIQAVRHTLAEMHAKTEAGRLLAREAARKRHADAPDAPMAASTAKYVASENAMDVTNDAVQLHGGYGYTTDFPVERLYRDAKITTIYEGTTQIQKTVIARGLLGE; encoded by the coding sequence ATGGAGCTGACGACCGAGCAAGAGGCGATCCGCGACCTGGTCCACGAGTTCGCCGTCGAGGAGATCCAACCGCTCGCACGCGAGGCCGACGAAAACGAAGCGTTTCCCGAATCGGTGTGGGACGGGCTTGCTGAACTGGATCTGATGGGGATGACGGTGCCCGAAGAGTACGGTGGTATCGACGCCGATCCGGTCACCTACAGTCTCGTCAACGAACAGCTCGCGTACGGCATGTTAGCGGTGGCGACCGCCTTCTCGGTGCACTGTCTGGCGACCTCCTGTATCGCGTCGTTTGGGTCCGACGAGCAGAAAGAGCGCTGGCTGCCCGATATGGCCGAAGGCCGGCCTGTGGGGGCGTTCGCGCTGTCGGAGACGGGCGCAGGGTCGAATCCGGCTCAGATGCAGACGACCGCTGAACGCGCCAGCGGGCACGCAGGCGATAGCTACGTCATCAACGGTGACAAGCAGTGGATCACCAACGGAAAACGTGCTGACGTGATCGTGCTGTTCGCCAAAACGGGCCCCGAGGAGATCACCCAGTTCGTCGTCCCGAAAGACGCCGAGGGACTTTCGATCGGGCCCAAAGAGGACAAACTCGGACTGCGGGCGAGCGACACCACGCCGCTCACGTTCGACGACGTTCGAATTCCCGCCGAGAACCGGCTCACACCCGAGGGGGAAGGGTTGAGCGCGGCGCTGTCGATCCTCACCGGCGGTCGGATCGCTATTGCCTCCCAAGCGGTGGGACTCGCCCAGTCAGCGCTCGACGTGACGCTCGACTACGTCACCGAACGCGAACAGTTCGGTGGGCCGATCAGCGAGATTCAGGCGGTTCGTCACACGCTCGCGGAGATGCACGCGAAAACCGAAGCCGGGCGGCTGTTGGCTCGGGAGGCGGCCCGCAAACGCCATGCGGACGCACCCGACGCTCCAATGGCGGCGAGCACGGCGAAATACGTCGCCAGCGAGAACGCGATGGACGTGACCAACGACGCCGTCCAACTCCACGGCGGGTACGGCTACACGACTGATTTCCCCGTCGAACGACTGTACCGTGATGCGAAGATCACCACCATCTACGAGGGCACCACCCAGATCCAAAAGACGGTCATCGCTCGTGGGCTACTCGGTGAGTGA